A genome region from Nitrospira sp. includes the following:
- a CDS encoding IPT/TIG domain-containing protein — MPSEKQTVVWSTVMGFMLLGGVIPVTAAEDTKKPTEQAAPAAKKAPEKKAAAKSGGQKSTPAPLAKGSAPKYASAETAAKAPACFGEAPKIQSVLPDEAKAGEKVTISGRGFGPVACLRSLSFGPGYPAAFTFVSDTKITATVPTGRRKGMAMMTVTTASGEDSKAFLVK; from the coding sequence ATGCCAAGCGAGAAACAGACAGTTGTGTGGTCGACGGTCATGGGATTCATGTTGTTGGGGGGAGTCATCCCCGTCACGGCGGCTGAAGACACCAAGAAGCCGACTGAACAGGCCGCACCGGCGGCCAAGAAGGCCCCTGAAAAAAAGGCCGCCGCGAAGAGCGGGGGCCAGAAGTCCACGCCGGCGCCGCTCGCCAAGGGCTCGGCGCCCAAGTATGCCTCGGCGGAAACAGCCGCCAAAGCACCCGCCTGTTTCGGGGAAGCACCCAAGATTCAATCCGTGCTTCCGGATGAAGCCAAAGCGGGTGAGAAGGTGACGATTTCCGGCAGAGGGTTCGGTCCCGTCGCTTGCTTACGCTCACTGTCCTTCGGTCCTGGGTATCCCGCCGCATTCACATTCGTCAGCGATACCAAGATCACCGCAACCGTGCCGACCGGCAGACGCAAAGGCATGGCCATGATGACCGTCACCACCGCGTCCGGTGAAGATTCGAAGGCGTTTCTGGTGAAGTGA
- the acs gene encoding acetate--CoA ligase produces MDEKIDTLTKEGRVIQPTAKTKAAAHIQDYDQAYKASIADPDAFWGGVAKELEWFSPWSKVLDWNYPWAKWFVGATCNIAYNCLDRHANTWRRNKVAIIWVGENGEERIFTYGELLRQVNRCANALKALGLQQGDRVTIYLPKIPEQVVAMLACARIGVIHSVVYSGFSAPALASRIQDAEARVVITADVGYDRGKSITLKGVVDDAVRTCPSVEKVVVVRRESSHAPLAAPKELDWVEWLKEQPAVCRAEPLDAETPLYILYTSGTTGKPKGVVHVHGGYMVGTYITTKYVFDLKEEDVYFCVADPGWVTGHSYIVYGPLLNGATILMAEGKPDYPNPGRWWDLIAHYGVSIFYTTPTAVRLLMKYGEDWPKKYDLSTLRILGSVGEPINPEAWEWFYRVTGSDKPIMDTWWQTETGSILVTPLPSVPLKPGSATRPFLGIEADVVDKEGNSLPNNAGGFAVIKKPWPSMMRTIYKDPDRYKVYWNTIPNCYTAGDVCRKDNDGYMWFMGRADDVIKVAGNRIGTAEVESALVSHEAVAEAAVIGKPHRTAGEAIKAFVILKQGYQDSKELVQSLKDHVLKELGKIAVPKEIDIVPSLPKTRSGKIMRRVLKAKELGQDVGDISTIED; encoded by the coding sequence ATGGACGAGAAGATCGATACGCTCACGAAAGAAGGACGTGTCATTCAACCAACCGCCAAGACCAAGGCGGCCGCTCATATTCAGGATTACGACCAGGCGTACAAGGCGTCCATCGCCGATCCGGATGCGTTCTGGGGTGGTGTGGCCAAGGAGCTGGAGTGGTTTTCGCCCTGGAGCAAAGTGCTCGACTGGAACTACCCCTGGGCAAAATGGTTCGTCGGCGCGACCTGCAACATCGCCTACAACTGTTTGGATCGCCACGCGAACACCTGGCGGCGCAATAAAGTCGCCATCATCTGGGTCGGTGAGAACGGCGAAGAGCGCATCTTCACCTATGGAGAATTGCTACGCCAGGTTAACCGCTGTGCCAATGCCCTCAAAGCGCTTGGCCTGCAGCAGGGCGACCGCGTCACGATCTATCTTCCGAAAATTCCGGAGCAAGTCGTCGCGATGCTGGCCTGCGCCCGTATCGGCGTCATCCACAGCGTCGTGTATTCCGGCTTCAGCGCTCCGGCCTTGGCCAGTCGTATTCAGGATGCCGAAGCGCGCGTGGTCATTACGGCGGATGTCGGCTACGATCGCGGAAAATCCATCACTCTCAAAGGCGTCGTCGACGATGCCGTGAGAACCTGCCCGTCCGTCGAAAAGGTCGTGGTCGTGCGACGCGAATCCTCGCACGCTCCCCTTGCGGCGCCGAAAGAACTCGATTGGGTCGAGTGGCTGAAAGAACAGCCCGCTGTCTGCCGGGCGGAACCGCTCGATGCGGAAACTCCGCTCTACATTCTCTACACCTCGGGTACCACCGGCAAACCCAAAGGCGTCGTGCATGTGCACGGCGGCTATATGGTCGGCACCTACATCACCACGAAATATGTGTTCGACCTCAAGGAAGAAGACGTCTACTTCTGCGTGGCCGATCCGGGCTGGGTCACCGGCCACAGTTACATCGTCTATGGCCCGCTATTGAACGGCGCAACCATCCTCATGGCCGAAGGCAAACCCGACTACCCGAACCCCGGCCGCTGGTGGGATCTCATCGCCCACTACGGCGTCTCGATTTTCTATACCACACCCACGGCGGTCCGGCTCCTGATGAAATACGGCGAGGACTGGCCTAAGAAATACGACCTCTCCACGTTGCGAATCCTCGGCAGCGTCGGCGAGCCGATCAACCCGGAAGCCTGGGAATGGTTTTACCGCGTCACCGGCAGCGACAAACCCATCATGGATACCTGGTGGCAGACCGAAACCGGCTCCATCCTGGTGACCCCCCTGCCCTCCGTCCCACTGAAACCAGGGTCGGCCACCCGACCGTTCCTCGGCATCGAGGCCGACGTGGTCGACAAGGAAGGCAACAGCCTGCCGAACAATGCCGGCGGATTTGCCGTCATCAAGAAGCCTTGGCCGTCGATGATGCGGACGATCTACAAAGACCCCGATCGCTACAAGGTCTACTGGAATACGATCCCCAATTGTTATACGGCGGGCGACGTCTGCCGGAAAGACAACGACGGATACATGTGGTTTATGGGCCGCGCCGACGACGTCATTAAAGTCGCCGGCAACCGCATCGGCACGGCGGAAGTCGAAAGCGCCTTGGTGAGTCACGAAGCGGTGGCTGAAGCGGCGGTCATCGGCAAACCACATCGCACCGCGGGTGAAGCGATCAAGGCGTTTGTCATTTTGAAACAGGGCTACCAGGACTCGAAAGAGTTGGTGCAATCGCTCAAAGACCATGTGCTGAAGGAGTTGGGGAAAATCGCGGTACCGAAAGAAATCGATATCGTGCCGTCATTGCCGAAGACCAGGTCCGGAAAAATCATGCGGCGGGTGCTCAAGGCCAAGGAACTGGGACAAGACGTGGGCGATATTTCGACGATCGAAGACTGA
- a CDS encoding tetratricopeptide repeat protein, giving the protein MNSSIYPRVRRMFVGLVALCAAGTCGSVTMVHAQVGKPEGLYYKSWAVVVGIENYLVAPKVPGAVESAHAVATALRGLGFDEVIELQDKEASSRHLLQILNDYLPRKVGRQDRVLFFFAGHAGITQDAQSKELGYLVPWDAQLNNSAKAITFDQLKEFSRRSASKHMLMLFDANIHGWEVTAPQPLSLEGRSSQEDEMEKRAIQVLTAAEKEETVGHVPGQSAFVTALVAGLSGAADLNKNGWIMASELAAQVKRDVEGATKGAQHPQFVQLEGDGDVILIEGQKGAFQAGKEPTSEADRMREARIQYEQAFTLLQRQESAEEALERLNRAIGYDPSFGDAYVLKSYIRLEVLPNLEESLLAARAAVQHAPQNPDSHYSLALALEKNGQYQDAEQAMQQALVVNPAYGDVYFSLGALYADHLNEPQKSVDAFRRYLELGGQSERAIRAVQSSASPADKPAP; this is encoded by the coding sequence ATGAACTCGTCTATATATCCCCGTGTGCGTCGAATGTTTGTCGGTCTGGTGGCATTGTGTGCGGCCGGCACCTGTGGCAGTGTCACCATGGTCCACGCGCAGGTCGGCAAGCCGGAGGGACTCTATTACAAGTCGTGGGCGGTTGTGGTTGGTATCGAGAACTATCTCGTGGCGCCGAAGGTGCCCGGTGCCGTGGAGAGTGCCCATGCGGTGGCGACGGCGCTACGGGGGCTCGGCTTCGATGAAGTGATCGAGCTCCAGGACAAAGAGGCGAGTTCCAGGCATCTGCTCCAGATCCTCAACGACTATTTGCCGCGCAAAGTGGGGCGGCAGGACCGTGTGCTGTTCTTTTTTGCGGGGCACGCGGGAATCACCCAGGATGCGCAATCCAAGGAACTGGGGTACCTGGTGCCGTGGGATGCGCAGCTGAACAATTCGGCCAAAGCCATCACGTTCGATCAGCTCAAAGAATTCAGCCGGCGGTCCGCCTCTAAACACATGTTGATGTTGTTCGACGCGAACATCCACGGATGGGAGGTGACCGCGCCGCAGCCGTTGTCGCTCGAAGGTCGCTCGTCGCAGGAGGATGAGATGGAGAAACGAGCCATCCAAGTCCTGACCGCGGCTGAAAAAGAAGAGACGGTCGGCCACGTGCCGGGCCAGAGTGCATTTGTGACGGCATTGGTCGCGGGTCTCAGCGGTGCCGCCGATCTCAATAAGAACGGGTGGATCATGGCCAGTGAACTTGCCGCCCAGGTCAAGCGGGATGTGGAGGGTGCGACCAAGGGGGCGCAGCATCCGCAGTTCGTGCAGTTGGAGGGTGACGGGGATGTGATCCTCATTGAAGGTCAAAAAGGCGCCTTCCAAGCCGGGAAGGAACCGACGAGTGAGGCGGACCGCATGAGGGAGGCCCGCATCCAATATGAACAAGCCTTTACATTGCTGCAGCGGCAGGAGTCAGCCGAAGAGGCCTTGGAGCGGCTCAACCGCGCGATCGGCTACGATCCGTCCTTCGGGGATGCCTATGTGCTGAAGAGTTATATTCGTCTGGAAGTATTGCCTAACCTTGAGGAGTCGTTGTTGGCCGCGCGCGCAGCCGTACAACATGCGCCGCAGAATCCCGACTCCCATTACTCCCTGGCGCTCGCGCTGGAGAAAAATGGGCAGTACCAGGACGCTGAGCAGGCCATGCAGCAGGCGTTAGTGGTGAATCCGGCCTATGGGGATGTCTATTTTTCGCTCGGCGCGCTCTATGCCGACCATTTGAACGAACCGCAAAAGTCCGTCGACGCGTTTCGCCGGTATTTGGAGTTGGGCGGACAGAGTGAACGGGCGATCCGTGCCGTCCAATCCAGCGCTTCTCCGGCTGATAAACCTGCCCCCTAG
- a CDS encoding penicillin-binding protein activator LpoB: MIEWRDCSVGRTFATMVLVGAAAIASGCGHETKVTRVDTGVVTDLSGRWNDTDSQMVAEAMVKEALANPWLGNFTKGKTRQPVVIVGTVLNKSHEHINVQTFVNDLERELTNSQKVTFVAGKGEREEVREERREQAVHAREDTQKAPGKEIGADYMMRGSISTILDEQDGAKAVFYQIDLEMVDMENNVKAWFGQKKIKKVVEKKRTIF, from the coding sequence ATGATCGAGTGGCGGGATTGTTCAGTCGGGCGAACCTTCGCGACGATGGTGCTGGTGGGGGCGGCGGCGATCGCCAGCGGATGTGGCCACGAAACAAAGGTCACGCGTGTTGACACGGGTGTCGTCACGGACCTCAGCGGGCGTTGGAACGACACGGACTCACAAATGGTGGCCGAAGCCATGGTGAAAGAAGCCTTGGCCAATCCCTGGCTCGGTAATTTCACCAAGGGCAAGACTCGTCAGCCGGTCGTCATCGTCGGGACCGTCCTCAATAAGAGCCATGAACATATCAATGTGCAGACGTTTGTGAATGATCTGGAGCGGGAGCTCACGAACTCGCAAAAAGTGACCTTCGTCGCGGGCAAGGGCGAGCGTGAAGAGGTGCGGGAGGAGCGGCGCGAGCAGGCTGTGCATGCCCGTGAGGACACGCAGAAAGCGCCCGGCAAAGAAATCGGTGCGGATTACATGATGCGCGGCAGCATCTCCACGATTTTAGATGAACAGGATGGGGCCAAAGCAGTCTTCTATCAGATCGATCTGGAAATGGTGGATATGGAAAATAATGTGAAGGCGTGGTTCGGGCAGAAGAAGATCAAGAAAGTCGTCGAAAAGAAACGAACGATTTTTTAG
- a CDS encoding LPP20 family lipoprotein, protein MGRGRQAVLLAFMLGIIAGCGWFGGATRPSWIDGGSPQFPSAQYLTGVGQADSRPQATEQAYAAVSRIFKAEITAQAKDWESYLVVESRGQTHTERRLTLDTVTRVTTDKVLENVHVLDTWFDQTTRQYYALAGMNRAQAESAMVERLTELDRTIQTEVTEAHQTQDKLSHVRNLKRAAKNLVLREAYNADLRVVRPNGQGNSSTYRVAELIAELEQYLSKNLVMAVDLSGDQAEPLERALVDGLTQEGFTVVGRGAGASTVPPELLMKGSVRLWPIEVNDPHFRYVRWCAESVIEEVATHRVVGAVSKGGKEGHVTEREAAAKAVRVMQQEFASDLARSVAAHVYGEMDLPESAAAPSGCLKEAAQPPVTR, encoded by the coding sequence ATGGGTCGCGGGAGACAGGCCGTCCTCTTGGCGTTCATGTTGGGGATCATCGCCGGCTGCGGATGGTTTGGGGGGGCGACTCGTCCGTCCTGGATCGATGGCGGCAGTCCCCAGTTTCCTTCCGCCCAGTATTTGACGGGAGTGGGCCAGGCTGATTCGCGCCCGCAGGCGACTGAGCAGGCGTATGCCGCCGTCTCGAGAATTTTCAAAGCCGAGATTACGGCACAGGCGAAAGATTGGGAATCGTATTTGGTGGTAGAGTCCCGCGGGCAAACGCACACAGAACGTCGCCTCACGCTCGACACTGTGACCCGCGTGACCACCGACAAGGTGCTGGAAAACGTGCACGTGTTGGATACTTGGTTTGACCAAACGACGCGACAGTACTATGCTCTGGCAGGCATGAACCGAGCGCAAGCCGAATCGGCGATGGTGGAACGCCTCACGGAACTGGATCGTACGATCCAGACAGAAGTGACTGAAGCCCATCAGACGCAGGATAAACTCTCCCATGTGCGGAATCTTAAGCGTGCAGCCAAGAATCTGGTGCTGCGCGAGGCGTACAACGCCGACTTGCGTGTCGTGCGCCCGAACGGCCAGGGCAACTCCTCGACGTATCGCGTGGCTGAATTGATCGCTGAATTGGAACAGTATCTCTCGAAGAACCTCGTCATGGCGGTTGATCTATCCGGCGATCAGGCCGAACCGTTAGAACGGGCGCTCGTGGACGGTCTTACGCAGGAGGGGTTCACGGTGGTGGGACGGGGCGCCGGGGCCAGTACCGTGCCACCGGAGCTGCTCATGAAGGGGTCGGTGCGTCTCTGGCCGATCGAGGTGAACGATCCTCATTTTCGATATGTGCGCTGGTGTGCGGAGTCCGTGATCGAGGAGGTCGCGACCCATCGCGTGGTCGGGGCCGTGTCGAAAGGCGGCAAAGAAGGGCATGTCACAGAGCGTGAGGCCGCGGCTAAAGCGGTGCGGGTGATGCAGCAGGAGTTTGCATCGGATCTGGCCAGATCCGTGGCCGCGCATGTGTATGGGGAAATGGATTTGCCGGAATCGGCTGCCGCGCCGTCCGGTTGTCTGAAAGAGGCGGCGCAACCGCCGGTCACTCGTTAA
- a CDS encoding type II toxin-antitoxin system VapC family toxin: protein MPYYYFDSTALVKRYSMERGTRVVNKLMVKRGKVAILPMWSVTDFYSALSIRSQQGEITRDDCYSVLYKFEMEASQGLFQFISPTMDTYLAAKELILDYPALRSPQLLHLALALELKPLRLTVVSADKQLLAACRPAGLHIINPEDD from the coding sequence ATGCCGTACTACTATTTCGACTCCACGGCGTTGGTGAAACGGTACAGTATGGAACGCGGCACGCGGGTGGTGAACAAGCTCATGGTGAAACGTGGCAAGGTCGCCATTCTGCCCATGTGGAGCGTCACGGATTTTTACTCGGCCCTCTCCATTCGATCCCAGCAGGGCGAGATCACGCGGGACGACTGCTACTCGGTGTTGTACAAGTTTGAGATGGAGGCCTCGCAGGGACTGTTTCAGTTCATCTCCCCGACGATGGATACGTACCTGGCGGCGAAGGAACTGATCCTGGACTATCCGGCACTGCGCTCGCCGCAGCTGCTGCACCTGGCGCTGGCCTTGGAACTCAAGCCGCTTCGGCTGACCGTCGTGAGCGCGGACAAGCAGCTGTTGGCGGCCTGTCGTCCGGCGGGACTCCATATCATCAATCCGGAAGACGACTAG